CGCCGGAATCAAACCAATCAGCAACGCCGAATCGGTGAGTTGACTGACGAACAACGGAAGGACGGTGACGAACGAACCAAAGCCAATCCCCAAACCGAAAAACGCGCCGTCGAGAATATTGAACGTGAAATTGCGCGTGAGCGTGCGCGAGTCATGGTCACTCATTGCGCGGCGCTTGCCTCGCTCAGTAATTTGGCGACTTGGGCGGCGGTCGGCAGTGACGGTTGCGCGCCGAATTGCGTGACGGCAAGCGCGCCGACCGCGCTCGCGTACCGCACCGCGTCCGGCAAATCATCCCCGCGCGCGAGCGCAACCGCGAGTCCGCCGTTGAACGCGTCGCCCGCCGCGGTCGTGTCCACCACGTTGACCGGAAAACTGGGAATGCGCCGCGCTTGCATCGCGGTCACCAACAACGCGCCGCGCTCGCCCAGCGTCACGATCACCGCGCGCGCGCCTTGCGCGATCAAATGCTTCGCCGCAAGTTCCGCCTCCGCGATGCCGGTGATTTGCGCGAGTTCGTGCTCGTTCGGGGTGAGAATGACATCGGCGATCAAGTCGCTGGGCAGGTCGCGCGCGGGCGCGGGATTGAGAATCACGCGCGTGTTCCACTTACACGCGAGTTGCACCGCCGCGCGAACCGTGTCGAGCGGAATCTCCAATTGGACGAGCAACACATTCGCCGCGCGCATCGCGGATTCGGCTTGCGCGATGTGCTCCGGCGCGAGCGTGCCGTTCGCGCCCGGCGCAACGCCGATGAGATTTTCGCCGGACGCGTCCACCATGATCAGCGCGACGCCGGACGCGGCAGTATCATCGCGCGAAATATAGTCGCACTGAATGCCTTCGTTCAGATAACTCGCTTCCGCGCGATTACCCATCGTATCGCGACCCAGGCGCGTGACGAATGTGATCGGCATACCCAGGCGCGCCACGGCGACGGCTTGGTTCGCGCCCTTGCCGCCCTGCGCCATCGTGAAATCACCACCCAGGACGGTTTCGCCTGCGCGCGGCAAACGGTCGCATCGCAAAACCATGTCGGTGTTCGCGCTCCCGACGACGACGATATGTGCCATTGTTTCACCTCGATGCAACCGCCGATACCAGATGACCGACTGTCGCAAAATTTCCTAATCCCATTCTACTCCAAGTGGCGAAAAAGTGAAACGGCGCTTGCACGTTGACGCTCGAACACATTCGGGCTATACTCGCGAGCAAACGAGGAGGCAAGCATGAACATCACTATTCGTCGTGCGGAACCCAGTGATTACGAAGCGGTCCGCCGCGTCTTCGCCGGACCAAAAGTAATTTGGGGCACAGTCCAATTGCCATTCCCTTCACTCGAGCTGTGGCGCAAACGACTCGCCGAACCACCCGAAGGAATGTACAGTTTCGTCGCGTGCGTGGATAACGAACTCGTCGGGCAATTGGGATTGCACACTTTTCCGAATTCGCCGCGTCGGCGGCACGTGGGAGGAATTGGGATGGCGGTGCGC
This is a stretch of genomic DNA from Chloroflexota bacterium. It encodes these proteins:
- the rbsK gene encoding ribokinase — its product is MAHIVVVGSANTDMVLRCDRLPRAGETVLGGDFTMAQGGKGANQAVAVARLGMPITFVTRLGRDTMGNRAEASYLNEGIQCDYISRDDTAASGVALIMVDASGENLIGVAPGANGTLAPEHIAQAESAMRAANVLLVQLEIPLDTVRAAVQLACKWNTRVILNPAPARDLPSDLIADVILTPNEHELAQITGIAEAELAAKHLIAQGARAVIVTLGERGALLVTAMQARRIPSFPVNVVDTTAAGDAFNGGLAVALARGDDLPDAVRYASAVGALAVTQFGAQPSLPTAAQVAKLLSEASAAQ
- a CDS encoding GNAT family N-acetyltransferase, which codes for MNITIRRAEPSDYEAVRRVFAGPKVIWGTVQLPFPSLELWRKRLAEPPEGMYSFVACVDNELVGQLGLHTFPNSPRRRHVGGIGMAVRDDWQGKGVGTALMNAAIDFAFKWLNLVRLDLTVFTDNEPAIRLYKKSGFTIEGTLRQYAFRDGKYVDCYEMARLRDESP